From a region of the Candidatus Hydrogenedentota bacterium genome:
- a CDS encoding Gfo/Idh/MocA family oxidoreductase, whose translation MAKMKLRVGVVGVGAIADERHLPYWNELEAEGRVELMAVCDLIPDRAEAMASKYGARAVYTDYKKMLKDGQYDIIDVCTHNRCHAPVSIAASKAGAHVLVEKPMAMNAKECQQMMAAAQTAKRKLMVAQHMRFETAHEKLKEVVESGRLGTIYSANATWLRRRGIPGWGKFHIQKESLGGPLIDIGVHMMDLAVWLMGCPKPVAASGKVYRMFGDREDLVNGEWGERHPPKEFDVEDYASAYVRFEGGITMTVEVSWAANIAEEKAGITILGDKAGIMTDPLGVYGYERRALTSTKYDWMPNEEGHRGEIRHFTECVEKNREVRVLPAQSLNIQKIIDAIYESSARNREVTIV comes from the coding sequence ATGGCAAAGATGAAACTTCGAGTTGGCGTGGTGGGAGTCGGCGCAATTGCGGACGAACGTCACCTTCCATATTGGAATGAACTTGAGGCGGAAGGCCGCGTTGAGTTGATGGCAGTCTGCGACTTGATTCCCGATCGCGCTGAGGCGATGGCCAGCAAATACGGCGCGCGCGCAGTCTACACCGACTACAAGAAGATGCTGAAGGACGGTCAGTACGACATTATCGACGTCTGCACCCATAACCGCTGCCATGCTCCCGTGTCCATTGCCGCGTCCAAGGCTGGTGCGCACGTTCTTGTTGAAAAGCCTATGGCCATGAACGCCAAGGAATGCCAGCAGATGATGGCGGCGGCACAGACCGCGAAGCGCAAACTCATGGTCGCGCAACACATGCGGTTCGAGACTGCGCACGAAAAGCTCAAAGAAGTTGTTGAGAGCGGCCGCTTGGGAACGATCTACTCGGCAAATGCCACATGGCTGCGGCGTCGCGGCATTCCGGGCTGGGGGAAGTTTCACATTCAAAAGGAGTCGCTCGGCGGGCCGCTCATCGACATCGGCGTACATATGATGGACTTGGCGGTATGGCTGATGGGTTGTCCCAAACCCGTTGCTGCCTCAGGCAAGGTGTATCGCATGTTCGGAGACCGCGAAGACCTTGTTAACGGGGAATGGGGAGAACGGCATCCACCAAAGGAGTTCGATGTCGAAGATTATGCCTCCGCTTACGTGCGCTTCGAAGGAGGCATCACGATGACCGTAGAGGTCTCCTGGGCCGCGAACATTGCGGAAGAGAAGGCGGGAATCACGATCCTCGGCGACAAGGCAGGCATCATGACCGATCCGTTGGGTGTTTACGGGTACGAACGCCGCGCGCTGACCAGTACCAAGTATGACTGGATGCCGAACGAAGAGGGCCATCGCGGGGAAATCCGGCATTTCACGGAGTGCGTGGAAAAGAACCGAGAGGTGCGCGTGCTACCCGCACAGTCCCTCAACATTCAGAAGATTATCGATGCAATCTACGAGTCCTCGGCGCGCAATCGCGAAGTGACAATAGTCTAG
- a CDS encoding DUF1559 domain-containing protein, translating into MNRKGFTLIELLVVIAIIGILAAILLPALARAREAARRASCQNNLKQLGLVMKMYANESKGEKYPSQQKWEGDACTRRTFIEFFFDGREVYPEYLTDINVMACPSDSNPEIETWYTPEDVNAGTPNPCKFRATSYNYSSWVLSDELMLNNAADKNNADLTLATFLTYTSPDFQAGITDLLQRIDEEWGSASVPDPGVYHEDFEAGSKIAYRLREGIERFFISDINNPAASAKAQSEIFVMYDDINTGEVAFMNHIPGGGNVLYMDGHVSFIKYPGDSPFSRVIAVLNEFAYTL; encoded by the coding sequence ATGAACCGCAAGGGCTTTACGTTGATTGAACTGCTTGTAGTAATTGCTATCATCGGCATATTGGCTGCTATTCTTCTTCCCGCATTGGCGCGGGCGCGCGAAGCTGCCCGCCGCGCAAGCTGTCAGAACAATCTCAAGCAACTCGGTCTTGTCATGAAGATGTACGCAAACGAATCCAAAGGAGAGAAGTATCCCAGTCAGCAGAAGTGGGAAGGGGATGCCTGTACCCGTCGCACATTCATTGAGTTTTTCTTTGACGGTCGCGAGGTGTATCCCGAGTACTTAACGGATATCAACGTTATGGCGTGTCCTTCCGACTCCAATCCCGAAATTGAAACGTGGTACACGCCTGAAGATGTGAACGCCGGCACGCCAAATCCGTGCAAATTCCGCGCGACGTCTTACAACTACTCGTCATGGGTGCTTTCGGACGAGTTGATGTTGAACAATGCGGCAGACAAGAACAACGCTGACCTTACGCTTGCAACTTTCTTGACCTACACAAGCCCCGATTTCCAAGCGGGAATCACCGATCTGCTTCAGAGAATCGATGAAGAATGGGGGTCTGCAAGCGTTCCCGATCCGGGCGTCTATCACGAAGACTTTGAGGCCGGCAGCAAGATCGCGTACCGTCTGCGCGAAGGTATCGAGCGATTCTTTATCTCCGATATCAACAATCCAGCGGCCTCGGCAAAGGCACAGAGCGAAATCTTCGTGATGTACGACGATATCAACACTGGAGAGGTCGCGTTCATGAACCACATCCCCGGCGGCGGCAACGTGCTGTATATGGATGGACACGTGTCCTTCATCAAGTACCCGGGGGATAGCCCATTTTCTCGCGTTATCGCAGTCCTGAATGAGTTTGCATATACCCTCTAG
- a CDS encoding sugar phosphate isomerase/epimerase codes for MIELGMHTDNWRTLSGGFGKAAETAVKYGIKHLEFAAIHGQYFIQAMGYEPGISLESNPRALKRYCDERGLKISQIDGAYPMMGPDGSAYGVQYVRQSIRFAAELDCPMVDTTDGAFKIEGLSRDEVFRITCDNYRQVLSWAEDYRIVVNVEPHGPYTNDGDFMLKLFRYFDSEWLRCNFDTGNSFIAGHDPVEYLKLLRPYVSHCHIKDVSEGLAAAARGEDTGIACSEVPIGGGVNAGNIRDCIAFLKETNWDGVVSLECYGADENIRQSVEFLRAIV; via the coding sequence ATGATAGAGCTTGGTATGCACACGGACAATTGGCGCACATTGAGTGGGGGCTTCGGAAAAGCCGCGGAAACGGCCGTCAAATACGGCATAAAACACCTGGAGTTTGCAGCTATTCATGGCCAGTATTTCATTCAGGCCATGGGATACGAACCGGGCATTTCTCTCGAGTCAAACCCGCGCGCACTGAAGCGTTACTGCGACGAGCGCGGGCTGAAGATATCGCAAATCGACGGCGCCTATCCCATGATGGGACCGGATGGCTCGGCGTACGGCGTGCAGTATGTAAGGCAGTCTATACGGTTCGCGGCCGAGTTGGATTGCCCCATGGTGGACACGACCGACGGCGCTTTCAAAATCGAGGGACTCAGCCGGGATGAAGTCTTTCGCATTACCTGCGACAACTACCGGCAAGTTCTATCGTGGGCGGAGGATTACCGAATCGTTGTCAATGTGGAGCCTCACGGCCCCTATACAAATGACGGCGATTTCATGCTGAAGTTGTTCAGATACTTCGATTCGGAATGGTTGCGGTGCAATTTTGACACGGGCAATTCGTTCATAGCGGGTCACGATCCGGTGGAGTACTTGAAGCTGTTGCGCCCGTACGTTTCTCATTGCCACATCAAAGATGTCAGCGAGGGACTGGCCGCGGCGGCACGTGGAGAGGACACCGGGATCGCGTGTAGCGAAGTGCCCATCGGAGGCGGGGTCAATGCAGGAAACATAAGGGATTGCATTGCCTTCTTGAAAGAAACGAATTGGGACGGCGTAGTCTCGCTTGAGTGCTACGGCGCTGACGAGAACATCCGCCAGAGTGTCGAATTCCTGCGGGCGATTGTATAA
- a CDS encoding endonuclease/exonuclease/phosphatase family protein, producing the protein MKRLVALFLMALGCMPVLRADTTLRVLTYNIHHAEGTDEVLNLERIARVIQSEHPDVVCLQEVDQGCTRTNQIDMPAGLAKLLNMEVRFGANLEFQGGKYGNATLSRFPVVSSENISFPFSGTGEKRGCLRVTLSIDGQEVDIYNTHFDLIATSRRVQAESIVGRLRDVPSVVAGDLNESAGDPALRILLSRLLDSFLWQTGKREGTLQGKDSKDRIDFILVSKSVNVLSSRVVDTPEACIASDHLPYVAELTLEPAKETAADKGVRDNEDERVERALVPEE; encoded by the coding sequence ATGAAAAGACTAGTAGCCCTGTTCCTCATGGCACTTGGTTGTATGCCGGTCTTAAGGGCGGACACGACTCTTCGTGTGCTTACCTACAACATTCACCATGCAGAAGGGACAGATGAGGTGTTAAACCTGGAGCGTATCGCTCGGGTAATTCAATCTGAACACCCAGATGTGGTGTGCCTGCAGGAAGTTGATCAGGGTTGTACCCGCACGAATCAGATTGATATGCCCGCAGGACTGGCCAAGCTACTCAATATGGAAGTGCGTTTCGGCGCAAACCTCGAATTCCAGGGCGGCAAGTATGGCAACGCTACGCTATCGCGATTCCCAGTTGTATCCTCAGAGAACATCTCCTTCCCATTCAGTGGCACGGGGGAGAAGCGTGGATGCCTGAGAGTAACGCTGTCCATAGACGGACAGGAAGTCGACATCTACAACACACATTTCGATTTGATCGCTACGTCGCGCCGTGTGCAGGCAGAGAGCATCGTTGGCCGCCTTCGCGATGTGCCCAGCGTTGTGGCAGGGGACCTAAACGAATCGGCAGGAGACCCAGCGCTCCGGATACTACTCAGCAGACTGCTCGATTCGTTTCTTTGGCAGACGGGCAAACGGGAAGGAACGCTTCAGGGAAAGGACTCCAAAGACCGGATCGACTTCATTCTGGTATCGAAGTCAGTAAACGTACTATCCTCCCGCGTCGTCGACACGCCAGAGGCGTGCATCGCCTCCGATCATCTTCCGTACGTTGCGGAATTGACTCTGGAGCCCGCCAAGGAGACCGCGGCAGATAAAGGGGTGCGCGACAACGAAGACGAGCGAGTGGAAAGGGCACTGGTTCCCGAGGAGTGA
- a CDS encoding TetR/AcrR family transcriptional regulator, translated as MVNQDGDHSVMTQKSSSGKQREIQMRDDLFLRVARDILLEDGYHGLTMARIASVTRFSKGTLYNRFTCKEDLVVELACRCREERIAMVDRAMRYEGRPRERMVAIGEAAEHFARLYPESIRVLHIIDAEAVLEKVPEKQRSRLKTYDERVFAAMADLIEEAISLKDLALPPRTTVREICFALWALVDGGASARLGGLPLEALGIADSFGAIARGCHYLMDGLGWRPLTTEINYSLVSRQIRDTLLSEEAKRVTEMQSFQTVLARP; from the coding sequence ATGGTTAACCAGGATGGTGACCACAGCGTAATGACGCAAAAGAGCAGCAGCGGCAAGCAACGTGAAATCCAGATGAGAGACGATCTCTTCTTGCGCGTTGCCCGAGACATCCTCCTTGAGGACGGCTATCACGGCCTGACAATGGCTCGTATCGCCAGCGTCACGCGCTTCTCCAAGGGAACGCTCTATAATCGTTTCACATGCAAGGAAGACCTGGTCGTTGAACTGGCCTGCCGGTGCCGGGAAGAACGCATTGCGATGGTAGACCGCGCAATGCGCTACGAGGGACGCCCGCGAGAACGGATGGTCGCCATCGGCGAAGCGGCCGAGCACTTCGCCCGCTTGTACCCAGAGAGTATTCGAGTCCTTCACATCATTGACGCCGAAGCCGTGCTGGAGAAGGTCCCGGAGAAGCAGCGCAGCAGGCTAAAAACCTACGATGAGCGAGTCTTCGCCGCTATGGCCGACCTAATTGAAGAGGCTATTTCCTTAAAGGATCTCGCGCTTCCCCCTCGAACAACCGTCCGCGAAATCTGTTTCGCACTGTGGGCGCTTGTCGATGGCGGCGCCTCGGCCCGTCTTGGAGGTCTCCCCCTTGAGGCATTGGGCATCGCAGACTCATTCGGCGCCATTGCGCGCGGGTGCCACTATCTCATGGACGGATTGGGTTGGAGGCCGCTCACGACGGAAATCAACTACAGTCTTGTCAGCAGGCAAATACGGGATACTCTTCTTTCCGAAGAAGCGAAGCGCGTGACCGAGATGCAGTCCTTTCAGACGGTGCTCGCTAGACCATAA